The sequence AACAGATGCGCAACCTGCTGGCCACGTTGTTGCTGTCGCAGGGCACGCCGATGCTGCTGGCCGGTGACGAGTTCGGCCACAGCCAGAACGGCAACAACAACGCGTATTGCCAGGACAACGAACTGACCTGGATCGACTGGACTGCCGCCACCAAGGCAGCCGCCGCCGATCAGGCTGCGTTCGTGCGGCGGTTGATCCGCATCCGCCAACGTTACCCGCTGCTGCATCGCGCCCGCTTCTTCGATGGCAAGTTCGACGAAGCGCTGGGTTTGAAGGATCTCACCTGGCTGGCACCGGACGGCCACGAGATGGACGAAGCCGGCTGGCACGATCCGGAAGCGCGCGCGCTGATGCTGCGCCTGGATGGCCGCTCGCCGACCACCGGCTTGCGCGAGATCGCTGCCAACGTGACCTTGCTGATGCTGATCAATGCGGCCTCCACCAGCGTGTCGTTCACGCTGCCGGCGATGCACGACGAACATTGGCGCGTGCTGGTCGACACCGCACGCCATGGCGGCCGCGTGGTGGCCGGCGGCAGCGAATGGAAGGCGCCGGCGCACTCGCTGACCTTGCTGGCGGTGGAGCGCGATCGCATCGCCAGCAGCGCACGCATCGTCTCCGAGGGCGCACGCTGATGGCAGGGGCGGTCTGATGGACGTGCTGCTGGCAGGGGCCACCGGTCTGGTCGGCGGACATGTTTTGCAACAGCTGCTGGCCGACGCGCGCTGTACCGGCGTGGTGGCGATCACGCGCCGGCCGCTGTCGCAGATCCATCCCAAGCTGCGCAACCAGGTGATCGATTTCGAGCGCCTGGACCACTGGACCGCGCCGCGCATGGAAGCGGCCATCTGCGCCCTGGGCAGCACGATGAAACAGGCCGGCTCGCGCGAGGCGTTCTACCGCATCGACCACGATTACCCGCTGGCCTTGGCACGCGCTGTCTGCGCGCAGGGCACTTCGGTGTTCGTGTTGAACTCGGCAGCTGGCGCAGATGCGCAGGCGCGCATCTTCTACAGTTGCGTCAAGGGCGAACTGGAGCGCGACCTGCGCACGATCGGCTTTCCGTCGCTGACCTTGGTGCGACCGGGGCTGATCGGCGGCGAGCGCGAAGAACGCCGCACCGGTGAACACCTCGGCCGCCTAGTGCTGGGTGCACTCGGCCCCGTCCTGCCACGGCGCTTTCGTATCAACCCGGCAGAGCGGATTGCCGCGGCGATGGTGGGCGCTGCGTTAGCACCGGCGCGTGGCGAGCACCGTGTTGAGGCGGCGGAGTTGGTTGGGTAGCCCCTAAGCCAAGGGAGCGCTGGTACGAAGATTGGCGTGCTAGATGAGTGATGCGACAGGGCCTCAATGTGGCGCCCAACTTGGATCTTTTTGCCGAGATGCAGGAGAGGTCCGGTTCTTGAAAGCCATTATTACCCGGCGCAGGTTTGCCAGAAGGAATGGCGATGCAAGATCTGGTCAGACGAACGCCGGCTTTGCTGGCGGGCAAATTGCTTAGCTGTAGCGCGCCACTGCCAACGGTGGCGAAAAGTAATGACGATTAAAGTGATTGCCAGGATCTTGTTTGCGGCAAGTGCCATGGCATTCGCCTGTCTTATCGTGTGCTTCCTTGTCGTTCTCGTCGCATTTGGCCTCGATCATGCGGATAAAGTTTGGAGCGGAATGTATCCAATACTTGCTTGGTTGGTTGCCCTGCTGATTTGCAGCAAATTCATGCGTGAATCAAAGGCGCCTTAGGACATCGGAATGTTGCTGAGTACGTCGTGATGGCCGTTAGCTCTTGCATTCCCAGTGAGTGAGTCCGCATCTCACACGCCCAACGACTGCCCACCATCCACGGCCAGCACCTGCCCGGTGATCCACCGCGCCTGTGGCGATGCCAGGAACAGCGCCGCATCGGCGATGTCTTGCACCTGCCCGAAGCCGCCGAATGGGATGCTGTCGCGAATGCGTGCGTATAGCTCAGGCGCGTTGCTACGGCGCCTGTCCCAGAGTCCATCCGGGAACTCGATGGAGCCCGGTGCGATCGCGTTGACGCGGATGCGTTCGCGCGCCAGCTCGGCGGCCAGGGTGGTCGTGTAGTAATTCAGCGCGGCCTTTGCGGTGGAATAGGCGATCGCGCGCGGTGTGGGGCGCTGCGCGTTGATCGAACTGATGTTGAGGATCACCGCTGCTTCGCTGGTGCGCAGATGCGGCAGGGCGGCGCGATTGCAACGCACTGCCGCCATCAGGTCGACATCCAGCCCCGCCTGCCAACTGGCATCGTCGTTGCCATGGCCGTAGCCGGATGCATTATTGATGACCACGTCCAGGCCGCCCAGCGCCTGCGCTGCGGCCTGCACATAAGTTTCGATCTGTGTCGCGTCGGCGAGGTCGCAGGGCAGGGTGTGTACCGGTGCGCCGTGGGCTGCCAAGGTCTGCGCGGCCTGCGCCAGTCCATCTGCGTTGCGCGCGCAGATCGACACCTGCGCGCCGCTGCGCACGAACGCTTCGGCGATCGCCAGGCCGATGCCACGGCTACCACCGGCAATCAGCACGCGTTGCTCACGGTGTGCGGAAAGAGACATGGCGGAACTCATTTCGGAAACCCCGATTATCGAACAGCTTGGCGCCGACATGGTCGTTCGCATCGGGAGATCCGTGTGCATAGGTGCCATCGGATCAGCACCGCAGCGTGCTGCGAGGCGCTACGCGGGGATTTAGACAGTCCCGCAGCAGGCACCACAAGGCGCTACTGGTCTTGCTGACCCCACACCCAACAACAACGGGCGCCTGCGCGATATCAGCATCGGCACGAATCGTCACCTTCTCAAATCATCCCGGTAAAAGCCCAACGCCAGTTCTTACAGCGACTAAGAAAACGTAGAGAGCGATCGTCAGGTGGCTGTGGACGGCACACAGGAATCGCAGTGGAGTGGTACACCGAGCACCGAGCACCGAGCACCGAGCACCGACCGCGCGCCTGGCGGTGAGCACAGTCGTTTTGTTAGCTGCTCTCCATCCGAACACGCCCGGCCCACGACATCCATCTCGGGCAGCTGCACCTCAAGAGGCATCGCCAATCGCGCTGACGACCCAATGCGCACTGCGCAGCACCGGCTAAATCCATCGCCTGCACCTCGCATCGGCAGCGTCGATTGTAGTGGCGGCCGCTGTCATCCCACTGCCATCTGCAACACGCGCGGCCTGCGCCACAAGCCTCATCACCGCTGGCGATCAGCTCATGCTTTTCCGGTCGCCCGTCGCTAACCATTTGTTTACACAACCGCGCCGCACTGCGGGCACAACGTGCGGGTCATTCAGTGGGAGTTGCACATGGAAACCCATATCACCGTCATCGGTGCCGGCTTTTGCGGCACCTCGCTGGTTCGTGCGCTGGCGCAGGCGGCAGACGCGCAGGTGCGTATCACATTGGTCGGTGTTGCCGACACATTCGGCAGCGGCATCGCCTATGGCGCTGCGCGGCCGGAGCATCTGCTCAACGTACGTGCCAAGGATCTGGGCATCGATGCACAGGCGCCTGGCGCCTTTGCCGATACCTTGCATCTGGGCGAGAGCGGGCGACTGGAATTCCTGCCGCGCCTGGCCTACGGCGATTATCTGCGCAGCGAGCTGGATACGGCCGTGACCGGCGCGCAGGCCTCGGTGATGCGCTTGTCGCAGGAAGCGGTGGCGGTGGAGCGCGCCCGTAGCGGTTTTCGGGTGTTTCTTGCCAATGGCGATGCCTTCCACAGTGACCGCGTGGTGCTGGCGGTCGGTGCGCTGCAGCCGCAGGCACTGGCCGGCATCGGCCCGCGGTTGAGTGTGCATGCGCGCTACATCGGCTGGCCATGGCAGGGCGATGCATTGTCGCGGCTGGGGCCGGACGATGACGTGCTGATCGTGGGCACCGGGCTGACCATGGTGGATGTGGCGTTGACCCTGCACGCACGTGGGCACCGGGGCCGCATGCTGGCGATCTCGCGCCGCGGATTGGCCCCGCAGGCGCATCTGCGTCAGCCCGGCGCACCATTGGAGCTGCCGCCGCATCTGCAACGTGCGCTCAAGGATGCGGATCTGCGCGGACTACTGCGCGGTGTGCGTCAGCTCAGCGCGGTAGTGGATGATTGGCGCCGTGTAGTGGACGCATTGCGCCCGCATCTGCAACCGCTGTGGCAGCGGCTGGCGTTGCCGCAGCGTGCGCGGTTCCTGCGCCATCTGCGCCCGTATTGGGAAGTAGCGCGGCATCGGGTTGCGCCGGGCGCCGCAGAGCACTTGCAGCAGTTGCAGGCGTCGGGCCAGTTGCAGATCGTCGCGGCGCGGCTGCTGCGTGCGCGTTGGGTGCCCGATGGTGTGGAAGCAGTGATCCGCCCGCGTGCGGCTGCCGATGCGCAGACGCAGCACTTCGATGCAGTGATCCGCGCCACCGGCCTGGATACCGATATCGACCGCACCAGCGACCCGCTGATTGCCGGTATGCGCGAGGCCGGTCTGTTGCGCGCCGATCCGCTCGGCCTGGGTGTGGACACCGATGCGCAACTGCGCGTACGCGATGGCGCCGGGCAGATCGTGCAGGGGCTGTATTGCGTGGGGCCGCTGCTACGCGGGCGCTACTGGGAAATCACCGCCGTGCCCGAATTGCGCGTGGCGACCCGTGCGTTGGCCGAGCGCTTGCTGCTGGGTGCGACGCCGGCGTTACAGCCGGAGCGTGAGGCGGTGTCGCGCGAGGTCAGTGCGCGTTCGTAGATGTAGCTATGTGATGCGCTCAGTGCATGAGGCGTTTGATCTGTTTTGCTCGTGATCGAGTTGATGCGAAGCAATGTGCGTGCGACGTTCGGGTTGAACGCGATGGGTCGCTTTGCTTCTTGCCCTTACCCCAACCCCTACTTCGCGCCTTGGCCCGCGCTTGCGGCGCGGGCGCATCAATGCGCGCGCTCTAATGGCGCGCCAGCGGTGCCTTGGCGCCCCGACGAGAGGGGCTCTACTCGTTGCTGTCATGTGGGCTGCGTTGCCCTTGCGCGACCATGCTAGTGGCGCATGGTTGGTTGTTGTTTCGTGCGGGCGATGCTGCGCTTCTTCGATCGTGACATCACGATCGTTCTATCGCGTTTTTACCGGTCTCTGCGCGCACAGGCATAGCCCAAAACGGTGCGCACGCGCGCCGGTGCGCCATACAGCGCAAACATGCAGCGTGATGCGTAGCGCAGTGCGCGCATGCGGACAGGAATGGGTCATGTTGTGCGCCCTGGGCTCTCTACAGTCCAGGTCGCCACATTCCCTTGCCTGCCTGGAGTTCGCCATGCCTCGTCTTGCTCCCACTGTTATCGCCGCGGCGCTGTGCGCGTCCGCGCTACCTGCCATCGCCAGCGAATCACTCAATACGCGTGCCGATGTCATTGCCGCGCTGGATGCCGGTTACGACGTCAGCCTGTCCACCGATCTCAGTCGTTGTCCACCCGAAGAAGGCACACCGGTCAGTCGCACCCGTGGCGGCCGCCATATCGATGCCTACCGCATCACCGAAGACGGCACGGTCGCGTTTTCGGGGTCGCATTTCACCGTCGCCAACGACGGCAAGCCGATCCAGCAGTTCATGCGCTATCAGCTGCGCCCGGATGGCAGCGTGCGGTTCACCACCTACATGTACGACCTGCCGGCGCTGCAGCAGCGCGGGCCCGTACTGGCATATCAGTGCACGATCAATCAGGGCATCCGTTTCCACGCTGATTGATTGCGGTCAACGCTCTACGCGCGTTGAAAGCTCGTAGTTGCGCGTCGAATTTGCACGCGTCGACGTTGTACGTTCGGACTTGCGATGTTGTAGCGAGACGTGGCATCGCAACGCTCGTGAGGTAATAAGGTGCGCAAGCAATCGAGGCTGCGCTCGTACCCTCATCCGCAACTGCGGGGCACCTTCTCCCAGCGGGAGAAGGGATGTTTCTTCACTGTGCGGGAGTAGTGCGCGCAGCCGTAGCCCCTCTCCTGCGGGAGAGGGGTTGGGGTGAGGGTACGGGGCGCAGCCAAGCGTGGCGTCTCGTGAGCAGCACAGAAGCATGCAAGCATCACCTGCACGAACGCTGGCAATCGGCGGCGTTGTACGTCATGGCGTTAGCGGCTACGGCTACTGCGATTACTGCACCGCCACCCCTTCATCGCCGCCAGTCTGCCAACCACCACCCAAGGCCCTGAACGTGGCGACCGCGCTGCGTGCCGCTTCGGTGCGTGCCTGCACCTGCGCATTGGAGGCGCGCAGCAGGCTGTCGTCGGCATTGAGCACTTCGATCAGGCTCACGGTGCCCTTTTCATACGCCAGCGCCGAGGCGCCACGCGCCTTGCCCAACGCGTCCACGCCTTGCGTCAGCACAGCAGCTTGTTGCTCGCGTTTGACCAGGGCGGTGAAGGCGTTTTCGACATCTTCGGTGGCGCGCAGGACAGCCAGGCGGTACGCAGCCAGCTGCTCGGCTTCCTGCCCCTTGGCCTGCGCGATCTGCGCATTGATGCGGCCGAAATCGAACAGCCGCCAGCGCAACCCCAGCACGCCGGACGATTGCGCGGCACCGCCGGTGAACAGGTTGCCGCCGGAGAGGGCGGTGGCGCTGCCCAGCAGGCCGCTCAGCGAAAACTTGGGGTAGTACTCGGCCATCGCCACGCCGATGCGTGCGTTGGATGCGGCCAGCCGGCATTCGGCGGCGATCAGGTCGGGCCGGCGTCGCAACAGCTCGGCCGGGGAGCCGCTGTCGGCGATCTGCGGGGCAAGCGGGATGGGTTTGCTGGCGGCCAGTTCGGCGCGGTGGGTGCCGGGAGCCACGCCCAGCATCACGTCCAGTGCGTCCATTGCCGCGACCAGGCCTGCTTCCAGGCCGGGCACGGTCGCCTGTGCCTGGGACAGCGCGCCCTGGGCCTGCTGCAATTGCAGCTCGGCCGCCAGGCCCTTGCCGTGCAGCAGCGTCACCATCGCCACCAGCCCTTGCTGGGCGGCGACCTGACGCTGTGCCACGTCCAGCCGCGCCTGCAGGCCGCGGACGCTGATGTAGATATCGGCGGTCTGCGCGGCCACCGCCAGGCGGGTGGCCGCAGCGCCGGCTTCGGTGGCCTGGTAGTCGGCCAATGCGGCCTGGCGCCCACGACGCAGCCCGCCGAACAGATCCAGCTCCCAGCTTGCGCCCAGGTTGGCCTCGTAGACGCTGGCGTAGCGGTCGAGGTTGGGGGTGCTGTCGAGCACCTGGCCCAATGGCGTTTCCAGCGACTGGTAGGCGCGCGTCGCACTGCCGCTAATGGTGCCGGACGGCAGCAGTGCGGCAGTGGCGGCGGTCAGCCCGGCGCGGGCTTGGGTGACCCGCGCGGTGGCCTGGGCCAGGTCCAGGTTCTGTGCCAGCGCGGCGGTGACGTAGCGGCTCAGGTCCGGGTCGTTGAAGCCGGCCCACCAGGTTGTCAGCTCGGCCTGCGTGGTGGCTTGGCGCGCAGCAACGTCTGCCTGCCCGAGATAGCGGTCGGGGAGCGGCATGTCCGGGCGGGCGTAGTTGGGACCCACCGCACAGCCTGCGGCGAGGCTGGCGACAGTAAGCGCGGCAAGAGTGCGGAGTGACGGCATGACGAGACCAGAGGGTGGGATGGTGAGTGACTTTAATACGAAATGGTCACTTTTGTAAGTCGAGTGCTGCGACGCTAAGCTGTCGACATGACCAACGCATCCAGTTACCCCGTTTCGGGCCGCGGGCCGGCCGACCACGAAGTACGCGACCAGATCGTGATCGCCGCCACCGAACATTTCAGCCGCTATGGCTACGAGAAGACTGCCGTGTCCGACCTGGCCAAGGCGGTCGGTTTTTCCAAGGCGTATATCTACAAGTTCTTCGAGTCCAAGCAGGCCATCGGCGAGATGATCTGCACGCACTGCCTGCGCGAGATCGAGACCGACGTACTGGCGGCGGTGGCTGCCGCGGCGTCGCCGCCGGAGAAATTACGTAGTCTTTTCAAGGCGATTATCGAGGCCAGCTTGCGGCTGTACTCGCGCGAGCGCAAGTTGTACGAGATCGCCACCTCGGCCGCGATCGAGCGCTGGCCGCCGGTGATCGCCTACGAAACGCATGTCCAGGCGCTGTTGCAGGAGATCCTGCTGCAGGGGCGGCAGAACGGGGATTTCGAGCGCAAGACGCCGCTGGACGAGCTGGTGCAGGCGGTTTACCTGGTCATGCGGCCCTATATCAATCCGGTGCTGCTGCAGCACAGCCTGGAGCACGCCAGCGAGGTTCCAGCGCTGCTATCGGCATTGGTGCTCCGGAGTCTTGCTCCATAATTTGCCTGTGACTATTGACTGATATGGTCACAAGTCTCAGGATGCGAGCCTTCATCAGCTTGCTCTGGGATTCCCATGCTTCGGCGCCGCCTTGTGACCTCTACCGTTCTGTGTGTCCTGCCGCTGGCACTGATTGCGTGCGGCGGCAAGGCGCAGCCCGATCCACGCACTGCCACGCCGCTGGTCCGGGTGGCCACGGTGGGCGAGGCCGGTCGTGCGGCGCGCAGCTTCTCCGGCACGGTCGCGGCACGGGTTCAGAGCGATCTGGGCTTCCGGGTCGCCGGCAAGGTGTCCGAGCGGCTGGTCGACGCCGGCCAGCGCGTCAAGCGCGGGCAAGCGTTGCTGCGGATCGACCCGGTGGATCTGCAGCTGGCCGCACGCGCGCAGCAGGATGCCGTGGCCGCCGCGCGGGCCCTTGCGCAGCAGACTGCCGACGATGAGGCGCGTTACCACGATCTGCGCGGTACCGGCGCCATCTCGGCCTCTGCGTACGATCAGATCAAGGCCGCCGCCGATGCGGCCAAGGCGCAACTGAGCGCCGCCCAGGCCCAGGCCGATGTCGCCCGCAATGCCAACCGCTACACCGATCTGCTGGCCGATGCCGACGGCGTGGTGATGGAGACCCTGGTCGAGCCGGGCCAGGTGGTCGCCGCCGGCCAGCCGGTGGTGCGGTTGGCGCATGCCGGCGCCCGCGAGGCGGTGATCCAGTTGCCGGAAACCCTGCGCCCGCCGGTCGGCTCGGTCGCGCAGGCCACCTTGTTCGGCAATGCCGCCGTCAGCGTGCCAGCCACCTTGCGCCAGTTGTCCGAGAGCGCCGACCGGCTGACGCGCACCTTCGAGGCACGCTACGTGCTCGACGGCGCGCTGGCACAGGCGCCGCTGGGTACCACGGTCAGCGTGCGCGTCCCCGGCGCCACCGCGCCCGGCACCCAGGCCGGCCTGCAGGTTCCGTTGGCCGCGCTGTTCGATGCCGGCAAGGGTCCGGGCGTGTGGGTGATTGCCGGCAACCCGGCCAAGGTGCGCTGGCGGCCGGTGACGGTGCTGGGCCTGGACGATGACCATGCCAACGTCGCCGGCACGCTGGCGCGCGGCGAGCGCATCGTGGCGCTGGGCGCGCACCTGTTGCGCGAGGGCGAGCAGGTGCGCATTGCCGGCGCCAGCGCTGCCGGCAGCACCGCCACCACCGCCGGCAACACCGCCACGGCGGCAGGAGCGCAGCCGTGAGCGAGGGCCGATTCAATCTGTCGGCGCTTGCAGTCCGAGAGCGCTCGATCACGCTGTTTTTGATCTTCTTGATTTCGCTGGCCGGCCTGGTCGCGTTTCTCAAGCTCGGTCGTGCCGAAGATCCGGCATTCACCATCAAGGTGATGACGATCGTGACTGCCTGGCCGGGCGCCACACCGCAGGAAATGCAGGACCAGGTTGCCGAAAAACTCGAAAAGCGCATGCAGGAACTGCGCTGGTACGACCGCACCGACACCTATACGCGCCCCGGTCTTGCGTTCACCACCTTGACCTTGCTGGACAGCACGCCGCCCGACCAGGTGCAG comes from Xanthomonas vesicatoria ATCC 35937 and encodes:
- a CDS encoding efflux transporter outer membrane subunit, with translation MPSLRTLAALTVASLAAGCAVGPNYARPDMPLPDRYLGQADVAARQATTQAELTTWWAGFNDPDLSRYVTAALAQNLDLAQATARVTQARAGLTAATAALLPSGTISGSATRAYQSLETPLGQVLDSTPNLDRYASVYEANLGASWELDLFGGLRRGRQAALADYQATEAGAAATRLAVAAQTADIYISVRGLQARLDVAQRQVAAQQGLVAMVTLLHGKGLAAELQLQQAQGALSQAQATVPGLEAGLVAAMDALDVMLGVAPGTHRAELAASKPIPLAPQIADSGSPAELLRRRPDLIAAECRLAASNARIGVAMAEYYPKFSLSGLLGSATALSGGNLFTGGAAQSSGVLGLRWRLFDFGRINAQIAQAKGQEAEQLAAYRLAVLRATEDVENAFTALVKREQQAAVLTQGVDALGKARGASALAYEKGTVSLIEVLNADDSLLRASNAQVQARTEAARSAVATFRALGGGWQTGGDEGVAVQ
- a CDS encoding VirK family protein: MPRLAPTVIAAALCASALPAIASESLNTRADVIAALDAGYDVSLSTDLSRCPPEEGTPVSRTRGGRHIDAYRITEDGTVAFSGSHFTVANDGKPIQQFMRYQLRPDGSVRFTTYMYDLPALQQRGPVLAYQCTINQGIRFHAD
- a CDS encoding NAD-dependent epimerase/dehydratase family protein, which encodes MDVLLAGATGLVGGHVLQQLLADARCTGVVAITRRPLSQIHPKLRNQVIDFERLDHWTAPRMEAAICALGSTMKQAGSREAFYRIDHDYPLALARAVCAQGTSVFVLNSAAGADAQARIFYSCVKGELERDLRTIGFPSLTLVRPGLIGGEREERRTGEHLGRLVLGALGPVLPRRFRINPAERIAAAMVGAALAPARGEHRVEAAELVG
- a CDS encoding SDR family NAD(P)-dependent oxidoreductase; the encoded protein is MSLSAHREQRVLIAGGSRGIGLAIAEAFVRSGAQVSICARNADGLAQAAQTLAAHGAPVHTLPCDLADATQIETYVQAAAQALGGLDVVINNASGYGHGNDDASWQAGLDVDLMAAVRCNRAALPHLRTSEAAVILNISSINAQRPTPRAIAYSTAKAALNYYTTTLAAELARERIRVNAIAPGSIEFPDGLWDRRRSNAPELYARIRDSIPFGGFGQVQDIADAALFLASPQARWITGQVLAVDGGQSLGV
- a CDS encoding efflux RND transporter periplasmic adaptor subunit, giving the protein MLRRRLVTSTVLCVLPLALIACGGKAQPDPRTATPLVRVATVGEAGRAARSFSGTVAARVQSDLGFRVAGKVSERLVDAGQRVKRGQALLRIDPVDLQLAARAQQDAVAAARALAQQTADDEARYHDLRGTGAISASAYDQIKAAADAAKAQLSAAQAQADVARNANRYTDLLADADGVVMETLVEPGQVVAAGQPVVRLAHAGAREAVIQLPETLRPPVGSVAQATLFGNAAVSVPATLRQLSESADRLTRTFEARYVLDGALAQAPLGTTVSVRVPGATAPGTQAGLQVPLAALFDAGKGPGVWVIAGNPAKVRWRPVTVLGLDDDHANVAGTLARGERIVALGAHLLREGEQVRIAGASAAGSTATTAGNTATAAGAQP
- a CDS encoding TetR/AcrR family transcriptional regulator; amino-acid sequence: MTNASSYPVSGRGPADHEVRDQIVIAATEHFSRYGYEKTAVSDLAKAVGFSKAYIYKFFESKQAIGEMICTHCLREIETDVLAAVAAAASPPEKLRSLFKAIIEASLRLYSRERKLYEIATSAAIERWPPVIAYETHVQALLQEILLQGRQNGDFERKTPLDELVQAVYLVMRPYINPVLLQHSLEHASEVPALLSALVLRSLAP
- a CDS encoding FAD/NAD(P)-binding protein, whose translation is METHITVIGAGFCGTSLVRALAQAADAQVRITLVGVADTFGSGIAYGAARPEHLLNVRAKDLGIDAQAPGAFADTLHLGESGRLEFLPRLAYGDYLRSELDTAVTGAQASVMRLSQEAVAVERARSGFRVFLANGDAFHSDRVVLAVGALQPQALAGIGPRLSVHARYIGWPWQGDALSRLGPDDDVLIVGTGLTMVDVALTLHARGHRGRMLAISRRGLAPQAHLRQPGAPLELPPHLQRALKDADLRGLLRGVRQLSAVVDDWRRVVDALRPHLQPLWQRLALPQRARFLRHLRPYWEVARHRVAPGAAEHLQQLQASGQLQIVAARLLRARWVPDGVEAVIRPRAAADAQTQHFDAVIRATGLDTDIDRTSDPLIAGMREAGLLRADPLGLGVDTDAQLRVRDGAGQIVQGLYCVGPLLRGRYWEITAVPELRVATRALAERLLLGATPALQPEREAVSREVSARS